The nucleotide sequence TCTCTTGAGTAATGGGAAGCGGGCAaatcaatgaaaataaaaacccAACCACaatacaaaatttgaaaaacattaaCGCAGCCGTCATAgaacattaaaacaaaaaacccagccgtattacaacacaaaacccagccgtattacaacacaaaacccagccgtattacaattaataatccAGCCGTTGTGCAaatcaatgaaaataaaacccAGCCGTATTACAACACAAAACCCAGCCGTATTACAACACAAAACCCAGCCGTATTACAAAACAACATGAAAAGCAATTGCTTATATCGGACAAGTTCTCGCATTATGTCCACTTTGACTGCAACGAGAACATATGTGCTCTTTCCTAGGACGTTTGTTTGCAAGTGCAACTTCTAAAGCAGatttcatcctattttttttagGTCTTCCCGGTTGTTGACGAATAAACGGTGGAAAGCACTGTACGTTAGCCACGTTATCTGGAACAGGTAGCGCTGAGTCAACCGGCATGACCGATTCAGCGTATGCGCTAGCTAAATAAGTGCTTTTATAGTAAGGACTGCACAGTGATATACGAGAAACATTTCTTTCCTCTGCAGCTGCGATTGCGTGTACACATGGTATTTTCTCGACATCGAAACGCCGACATGTGCACTTTCGCTCAACCAAATTAACAACATTCAAAGACTCGCCAGCAGCGCCATATTTAACTTCAGTGTGATGGTCATCAATCCTTTGAACCGTCCAATCCCGGGAGGCACTTACACGTCCCTATTAACAAAACCCAATATTCGTGAAACGgcttacttattatttataaagcTGGCTTATGCAATATAACGACTGACTTATTAGATTTAAAGACTGACTTATTTTACTGTTACGACTGACTTACTTGTAATAGTTTCTCCACACCGCGCGTGAGTGTGGTTGACTGCGATCTGGCATCCACTCTTCGTTCAGCAAACCATCTGGTCATCATAACCCGTATCGATTCCAATATTCGAACAATGTTAAGACCTCTAGCATGCGATAATGCTCTGTTCATTGATTCCGCTATGTtcgtagtcatcaaattgtacctCTCGCCCGGGAAATAAACACGTGTCCACAGTCTGACATCAGCTCTTTCGAGGTAGCCGTGGAGATCAGGATTAAGTGCTTCAATCTCCTCGAAAATCATATCAAAGTCAGACATTCTAAAACATCTCGCCGCTTTCTTCACCAGCCGAAATACATCTTTTCCTTTGTACCGTCCCAATATGTTTTTATACAAATGATAGGTGCATATTCCACGAGCAGCTAACGGATACACATTTGTAATTGCTTTCCCTATCGAGTTATGCCTATCTGATATTATCGCAAGACCCTCCTGGTCAGGAATCAACACTTTTAGTTGCGTAAAAAACCAATTCCACGAATCATCATTTTCAGTGTCAACCACTGCGAAGGCTATTGGAAAAATCTGAAAGTTACCATCCTGAGCTAGTGCTGTGAGTAGCGTCCCTTTATATTTACCATTAAGAAACGTACCGTCGACGACAACAACTTTGCGCATGAAAGGAAACCCATTAACGCTCGCACCAAACGCAAGAAACACATACATGAATCTTCCAAGCTCATCGATTTGAAGACGCGTAACTGTATTCGGATTTGCCCTTCTTATCATGTATAAGTAAGAAGGCAAGAGTTCAAAACCACACTCAGGTGTGCCCTCATCGATTTCCCTTGCACATTTAAGCGTCCGGTGTGATTTCCAATATTCCATCTGCTCACATGAAAAAACAATTTACATAACTCAGCCACATCATATCATTAAGACGGTCACAACGTAAACATAACTCAACCATAGTTTTGTAACTCAGccatttctaacataaaatAACCCAGCCTATACTCTACCATAACTCAGCCGTTGTAACATAATTACCTTTACACCAAACTGCTTAGTGATAGCTATTCCGACACTCTCAGGGCGAACGGCCGGACCAACGTCGCCGAGAAAGTTCTTGTACAACTCTCCTAAAATATCCGGTGTTGCATTTCGAGATCGATTAGAACGCTCAGTTACAGAACATGCATGATCCGAGTCGTAAATACGAATATAAAACTGCGGGGACAATCCTTCGGTAGATGCACGAACTCTCCATGTACATCCATCAACCCAACACTTAACAACGTATGTTGTCAGGTTTGATATTTctacatcaaaatcaaattgatGCCTCACTGTAAAAAGTTTCAGTCGTCTCTTCAAATGCTTTTTAGTCAAGTATCGTTGTCCTACCGCAAGGTCTAACGACGACATCTCCAACTTCAAAACCTCCAGATTCCCTTTAGATTCGCTCATCAAGAAGTTCTGATATCTCTTCTTGGAAGGTAGCGTTGGTgaatcttcgtcttcttcgataGGAGACTCACCGTATGTGCTGAAGTTATCATCTTCAGATGACGCACCGTCCGAGTCATCGAACATATCAAATCGactttcaaattcatcatcttcttcgttttctttgcctatttcatcttctccggctACGTCGTGTATTTCAACGTTACTAAAGCAGTCATTCTCAATTTCATCTTGTTCATCCTCCAAACTGCAACCATCGTAACTCCCATTCTCTATAGACTCAACTtctaaagcttcttcttctaaagcttcttcttctgaagcgtcttcttctgaagcttcttcttctgaagcttcttcttctgaagcttCTACGTCTGAGCTGTCATCCTTTTTCTCTGTAATCTCCACACAGAGACGTAGTTGTTCGCTTTTCTTTAAGCTTAGAAAACATTGCAATTGTCGAGTGTTGGACACGTAAACTGGTGGAGTGTTGTGCGCCATTGTTTTCAATGTTTTATTCGAAAACATGTAGCTAAGCAGAATATGAACCTTCAAATCATTCAAACCGTAATCGTCGATGACAGACTTTGTGAAATCTTCAAGTTTAGTTTTCTCACCTAAATGAAGAACTCTACACCCTCTACTGTCGACGTTGAATACATATCGTTTTTTCATAATCCATTTACCGGAAACAATAATAACGGGATCCATTACCatatgagaaagatgaagaggatAGATAActgagatgatgaagaagaaaagaaaggctGTGTaatcattcaaaaataagatgaagaagacaacTGAAAGGTCTCGTAACTCAGTTGTAAATTGGGCGACCGTTAGTGATGACATGtcaaatccgagttgatgaCATGGCAGATGACATGGAACATCGGTTAATCAGCCGACAAACAAATCAGTAACTCAGCCAAAATAAGTCAGCCATCATGTTTACACTTTGTCAGCCGATACATGGAaacattctagtaattaatcttttgaCAGTAAGTCAGCCGCAATAAGGATGAACAACCATATGTCAGCCGTATCGTTACGTAAATCAGCCATCAAACGAGaacattctagtaattaatctttcgctCATACGTCAGCCGCAAAGCAGCTGAGTTTACTGTTTATCCATGCTTTAACGGCTGACTAATACAAACCCAGTCGTAACAGCATCCCATAACTCAGCCGTGGCTTCAATAACCCAGCCCATCCATGTTCCTTTACTCAGCTGAAAAAAAGTTTCTCAGCCGTTTCTTAACCACGACTCAGCCAAATTTTCCAGAAATCAAACCGCCGATGTATAAGTCAGCCGTCATTTGTATCATTAAGTCAGCCGTGGTCACATAACTCAGCCATTTCTGTAAATCAGTTGTATCGGCAAGCTGACTTATAGTTTTAAGTCAGTCACTTTCACTTAAGTCAGTCGTATGTATTAAGTCAGTCGTAACGTAAAGATAAATCGGGCGTAACTACGTATCTATCGCTTAACAGCTGACTTAATGAAAATACGGACGCGAATTCCTCCGTGGTGCCGGTTTTTTGCCTACGTGGCAGCGAAAAGTAATGGCATTCTCGTAAATACGTTTTTTCTCATAACGTAAAAAAAGGGTACGCTTGGTATCGAAAATATtctagtaataaaaaaaagatctgtATCATTCTAGTCAATACACCTAAAATATGTAACATTCTAGTAAACTTCCCTAAAATCTACTCCAAGTTTTAATTTTggtagacttcaaaagaagtctatAGTGTCGTAATTTTTTAACCTAGATACATTTTTGTCATcctatataactaaaatttatacaCTCTCTCGAAATTTGGCTGcacaagattttaaaattttctcccttctctcaaaaattctctctcttttctctaaaactctctcatttctcttctttctctctaaaattctctgAAGTCTTTCTCACAATACTATCTTGTTATTTTAGgtattatgattcatggttttcatcttctccctTAAAAATGCAAGTTtaagatctatagattttaaatgtgtattctTATGTTATTTCTTTCGCACAATAAtatcttgtttttttgttggtattatcactcatggatttcatcTTCGCTTCCGAAAACGTAATTtttagattaattaattttaaatgtgtatttatatgtttatattcaataaatttatagatcaagctctgtgcattaatttgctactattttatcttataaattctattttgtaaagaattttcagatttaaaattattttcacatttcaaaatgtatagatttttcagatctgaaaattttCATACAGTGTACACTTCTGAAGTCTGCTTATAAACTGAAGCTACTAGACTTCATATGAAATTTACTAAACTACAAAGTTTAAGCAGAATTTATTGGAAGTTTACAAAAATATGGTTTTTATtggttttctatgttttttaatagttttatcttattttgtaGGTATTTTCCCTTATTCTGATCGAATgtattatgtttttgttttaagatGTGGTGAAGAAGGAAGCAATACTCATCACATTTGTGCTCGTGGTGGTTCTGATTTCACTACTTTTTGATTATGCACTTTTCATTCCTTTAAAATGTTCTAGAGCAGCCGCTCTGTTTTGGACCCCGTGCTCCCTTATTCTGATAGAATGTATTGCAGAAATAACGAGCCATGAAGGCAAATCTCTCAACTCTCTTCTTACCAAAGGCAGCCCCACTCCTATATATTTGGGGAAATTCGTTCACAATGGTGTCACCATTCTAGGATGGAGATAGAACATGTCTTCGCCACCACTGAGAGGAGATAAATAATATGAGAAGAGAACTTCATTGATCTCCAAACCAAGGTCCTTAAATATACCAAGGTTCTGAATAGCTATAAGAGTCCTCTAAATTAGATGGTCAAGCTGACAAGATGATATCTCAAAATACTCAGATATCTTAACTATCAATGCATGACCTTATCTCTAAAACCCAACTCAAAGAAGCGTCATAAACAATGACTTCATCTACAAAATCAGAACCTCGACTATCGAGATTAGGGACCCGAAGGACAACTTCTTCGGCAAGAGAatacctctctctctccatatCATCATCCCGACACCGAAGGAGGTCCTATCTTGTTTGGTTTCATGGACACAGCCATTGGTTCCAGATTTTTGACCTTCCCCACTAGATCAATAGAAGACCCCGATGAAATGATGGATCCCGAAACATTAGGACTAATTTTCTCTTCGATCTAACCTAACTACGTATAGAAGGAGAAAGATATGTACTACGGTTAGGGGTACCTTCCATTTTTACCGGAAACAAAAGCAAAAGATCTAAAGGGGAATCAAAAATGGTATGTTACTAAACCCTAGAATTCTATGACCAGAGAACAAAGAGATTACCTTGATACACTAAACGAAAGGGGAATCTAATATGAATTTGATCCAAGAATCCGAAGAAAGCGAGATCGCAAGAAGAAAATTGCAACatatgagaaagaagaagaagattatgtGGAGAGAGGAAGGAAACCCAAGATCATTGCTTCTCACAAGATAGGAAGACAAGATTCCCCTGATAACTCTGACAAACTTATGTGGCCACCACCAATCAGATAAAATTCTCTGTCCACTGTAGCATTCCACGAGTTATATACTTGCTCAGCCACAACCACTTGCTCATAGGCAGAAAGACAACATTGCTCACTAAAGCATATCAACAAATCTATCATCTTGTTCGTCTACATGCCATCTAGATAAGATGATTTCACGGCCACTGAGGCCATGCGCCATAAGATGGATCTTGTAAATCATTGTAATGTGAATCCTAGGTCACGAATCAACTAAAATCACATGATCACACATGAATCTGTGCCAAAACAACTTACAGGACAATAATTTCTCTAAcaaaatatgttatatataactaaagttactataattatcaatacaaatattataaaatatatgaaaatagtcatatttatttttcagaaacaagaaaataattaaattaaataattatataaaatcttTTCTTAGACAAAtatttaacaaacaaaatttatattcaatttttgaaagtaaaaatatataataatatgacaaaatataataaatataatgttATAACATATTCAAACTCGGAAAGTTCTAGACGTCCTCTTAGTATCAACTTTTTTTTGACAGTCAAGTACTATctattaaacatataatataaataattgattTAAAGCAATGTTATactatcaaaaagaaaaagaaaattacacaCTGTCAATAGTATAAAATTACATCCTATGTGTGGACCAGTATTTCAGCGATTCGAAAGCTACAGCTATTGGGAATCTGACAGAAGATACATTTTGGATATGAGATTAAAGTGTGGGAAGATCCTTGGATCCTTACAACACAAGCTAGACCGGCTTGCCCTTCAGCCCCCGTTTTGCACCCGAACTTGAGAGTCAGCGACCTTATTGATCATGTATCGAAAGAATGGGATGTTCGATTACTAGAGGATTATGTTTCACCTGCTAATATACCTTTCATAAgaagtttggccataagctcaGCTCATCATCGTGACACGTTTTGTTGGAGCTACACTAAAAATGGCCAGTACACgattaaatctggatattgggtagTCCAGAACTTATTGAAGGCTGGAGAAGAGAATGAGGTACTGGAGCCCAGTATAACTaagcttcaagcctttgcttggaaagcGCCTCAGaaaatatgtcatcttatatggcaattgataACAGGTCATGTGACAGTAATGAGAAATTTGATACGGCGTAATATGAGATGCGATAACTATTGCCTGCATGTGGAGAACCAGAAAAGTATGTTACTCATGCCATCTTCGAATGCCTGCCAACTCTACAAGCTTGGCCGCTATCAGCAACACCAACAAGTCCACATATCTTTTCGGTGCTGAGTGTTTATGCTAATATGGATTATATATTCTGGAGAAAGAACAACATTGGCGAGCCAAAAATAGACATGGATCATTATCCCTAGATAATCttgtatatttggaaagctCGAAATGACAAGCTTTTTAAGGGGATAGACAAGAATCCATTGGAGCTAGTTCGTTATGCATAAAGTGAGTGTCAAGTCTGGTTCAACACAAACGAGACGGTGACACCTATTCCACAAGATCACAGTATTGAAGAACCCCAAGTATTAAGCTTGGATAATATATGCATAATAGATGGGTCTTAGACATCTACATCATAGTTCAGTGGGTATGGATGGGTTTGGATGGACAGCTTGGGGAAGATTCAACTTCTGGGGATACGAAATTACCCATGGCAAGAGTTTGCCTTGCATTCAGAAATGGAAGCACTACGATGGGCGATGAAAACTATGCTCCAGCATTCAACATGTCAGAGCTTTGGAACGGATTGCAAAGATTTGATCGCCATGATTAAGGAGCTTCATGATTGGCCAAGCTTTGCAGCATAattggagaagatagagacTCTGCAAATATGTTTTCCGAACTTTAAGATCATTTATATTCTACGAGCGCAAAATCATATTTCAGATTCTTTAGCTAGGACTGCGAGATCTTTCTACATAAATCTATGTTTTATTGATTGTTCAATTCCGGTATGGTTACTTAGATCAcgtcaagtttgagtaataaaatagtttttgttttcataaaaaaaaaacaagaaaaagaattTACAATAACAAAATCATTATAATTATATAGATTATGAATTTGTTTTGTATAGATTATGAATTTGTTTAGTTATATGGTCGAATTTTTCAAGCTATAATCCTTGGCTTTTTAAAGATTATTAgcgcacacaaaaaaaaagattattagcTTTAATCATTAAGAAAAAGCCAACGCGAGAATATCTTATTTCTTTCGGAGGGAAAAGAAAATTGATTGGGAAGATGAGGAACGCGTCTCTATCCAACACCCCATGAAACGTGTCACTTTGTAAATACATATCGTTTACATAAAAGGAACCGTGATGAACGGCCGAGATCAATCTTATAACACCATCTGTGTGGACGGACGCGTTTTATATGAATATTAAGAAGTCAACGCATCGAACGGCTCTCATCAAATCTTCTGAAGCTTCGCCGCTTTGACCAACGGGTTCGCCTTCGCGATCTCTTCGCGACCGGCCGATTTGAAATCGAAGGTGCATCCATGGACCTCCGGATACCTGTGGGCCCCACAAAAAGTCGTCCCACACCGGCACTTGAACCCGGTCAACCCGACCCGTTTCCTGCACGTGGTACACCGGTTCGGCCGTTTCTGCGGCTGCTCCGTCGCCGTTACCGTCACCGACACGTTCTTCGCCGGTACCTCCAATTCAGCAGATGGGTTTTGAACGAGAGGCTGGATCATCGGAGTAGAGATGGAAGTGATCACCGGCGGCGGAGGAGATACGGCGGAGAGAGAGGATGAGCCTTGTTGCTGTTGTTTAAGACAGAGATCGCCGTAGCAGTTGGAGCATAGATTCATGGTCGCGGAGCTGCCGAGGAAGCCGCAGTTGTTAGCACAGAGACGGTGGCCTTCCGGCGTTTGACATCGATGCTCTTCCGCCATGGATCTTGATTGTAATTCAAGAACTTAAATCAATAAAGCTCGtcaaaaatatctgaaaacaaataaaaagacgGTAATAAATCTACAGAGTTTagaaaagaagaacaaaacacGAACCGGAATCTGGTCACCGAGaaagaaaaattcagaaaattttcCTCCGTTTTCTCAGCAACCAAAcagaaatgaaataataaaaagaaagatggaaagtttattaaaaaaaaaagaagagaaaagacagagaagagaggagaaatagaaggagaggaggagagagatcGTGTTTACCTGTCttgagaaaagaagaaagatgacTCACTAAACTTTATCTTTACCATACAAcaatgatataaaaatatatatatacatacacagcTAAGTTGGGAGAGAAAGAAACAACGACGAAATAGAGACGACTCTGCTCAAGATTTAAATAGAATAACGGTATCTAGTTTCataattaacatattattattttaatttttttaatctcacTAACTCTCTTATTTTCTTATACTGccatactattttttttttggtcaaactttATACTCTCTAACAAACTTTATACTgccataatataatataatataatatttgtacACGTAATGCACCTATTTTGACGATCAAATCTTATCCTACTGATTAAATGTCGGCAAGGTGTGTCacttatttaattcatatagtaATTTGATTAGATAGGTCAAACTTTCCGCTAAAACAACCATACAATCACACTCTctgagttttgtttttcttttcccttCATTTTCCACCTTTTTATTTCTACCCTTTTACTCCATTAAATACCAATCACACTCTTAAATGTACCACTTATTTCTACTTGTAGATTTTTCAATTGAAGAAAATAGTTGGACGGTCCAATTAACATAGAAGTACATTTTGATATAATGATTGGATTGCTAAAGTATCAAATAATTGTTCAAGTTGATGACTGAAGAGGAATGATGCACGCAAGCCGTTGGTTGGGTTGGGTTGGGTTGGGTTAGAGTCATCTTAAGGATTCAAATGATAAAAGCAGATCAAGCATATCAAGAGCATATCAAACATATCATGTAGGAAAAAGGCAGATCAAGTAGATCAACGGTTGGACTAgtctaactaaattttaaatttaaattttatattaaattaagtaatcctttatatattaaaagggaTGCATTGCAtttaatgcgttcacactatattttCTACGTGTCGATTAGATAGCTCTTCTCACAATTTGTTTCCTAATATGCTTCAATTCTAAAACACACGAGATAAAAATAATGCAACACCAAAAACTACGTCTCTGTTAACTTTTTAGAGAAGTTGCAAAAACGCAACACGTAAGATACATTAAGTATAAAGACTCTTTTTTGGAAACGGAGAGGGTGAAGCGGAAGCTCGGCGGAGGTGGCGTGGCAGAGACAACAACGTCTACGGTCATCAATTTCTTCTCAGCCTCTCTTTCCCATGAACTCGCCtgtcaagctctctctctctctctctctctctctctctctctctctctctctctctctctctctctctctctctctctctctctctctctctctctctctctctctctctctctctctctctctctctctctctctctctctctctctctctttctctatggTTTTGTATTGTTTAGGCTACGGAAAGGGTTGCGTTGTGGTGGTGGTACGGTGGTGGTGCTTACGCATCTGCTCACCAGAGAGTGAAGACAAAGCTTAATGGTGGTGcggctgatgatgatgatgaaatttggattttgatttaggtttaatttgttttcgacttagtgctttttttttttgcttatgttttatgtttagtGTTTCTTTCAATTTTGGTTTAGTTctgtaaaattatttgaatatataatactttaagGTGTTTATGTGTAAATTACGAAGGAATAATCTATTAACATATATACACAAGATTTCTGATATTTCGAGAACCTTGAGTTTGATTGAAATGTAAACATCAGATAAAATGTGAGAGTTCGTTAGCCCGTAGCTATGTTTTGAAAGAGtgatattttacatattttgaaGATAAATTGTTTCATACTCGCAAATATATTCATGTTACAGCTAACTCGATATATTGGAATTGAGTGTGATAATATATTGAAAGTTTGAAACGTACGTAACCGattcttttttgaaacaaacaaagaacgctaaaataacacttttaaccagtgttttgaaacccgatccggacccgcggttgaaccagtaaacccggtgacccagaaaacaatccggtttgggttttatgaaaaacttaatatttagaaaCCCACAAAAACCCGCAAAAACTCACAAAAACCCGGAACCTgataccggttgaaccaataaataacttttaccttttttttagtttttagattctgtttttattctaagttttcaattaagaagttaggtgctgacaaaaaaagaagtttaggttttctcttttcagttttatatttatgatttttagattttgatgaagatttcatTATGTCacctgaagaaaatgaagtgaatgatggtagagagaaccaaaattagttgatgtgatttgatgttagtttatttccgttattgataatttattacaatgatctttcactttgagtttattttgaatttgaagtttaatttattattcaaatttattaataattttatatcttaaatttttttagatgtcataactTTTACTTTGTTacagaatattttaaaatattctaaactattttttgatattttgtatgtaaaatgaaaataaaaatataaaaactaaagttaagtattttctaaataccttttaaacataaaatatatacatatccaaactattattttatgttttaaaaaacatttagaaaatattaaattttaatttttatatttttattttcctagctaatatattattatataataaaattaatgtatttattaACCCAAGATTCACCCGCGGTCGATCCAGTGACCCATCGACCCGGTAAGTCCTTTTAGCATAATGAGAAAGAAGGTTTTTGGATAAGCTTTAAGAAGTAAGAACATGCTAACGGTTATTATGGTTGTTAATGTCAACATGGTCACATTAAAAGATGCAAAAGCCGGCAATACCACTCCGAGATTGActtaaataataatcaaaattattttaaaattttgacaatattTACGATGATGCTGGTGAATTTTTCTGATCacttaataaaaattttgaattttctattttttataacttaTGGTATGTCGCCCTTATTTATTAGCTAttgataatataataaatttgaaacactcatatactgaagcctatgaagTTTCGATGGAGGATTATGTACACCGAATTCTGTAGAAGAATGATGTATCTTTCAATTAATGCTTGCTtaagatatttattatatatttatttaaaaaaatgaagatgatTGCATTAAATATAACTGATTGTATCAGATAAGATATCAAGTTTTTTACATAAAGTTTGcaataatagatatatattcCAACTGCATATCTATAAccgaaagaaagaaaaacgatCAGTTTAATcgaacaaaccaaaataaatacagCTTTCGAAtggttgttatattttaaaagagttaaatctgaaaaaaaatccAATCTAAAACCAAATTGATGTTCACATTAAACAGATCTAATATTTTCCtatcttataaatattaaaattaataattttattccgcgcaaggcgcggattatcacctagttatatatataagtatagcTACAAAATTATTCTGATGCAATTTTATCATTGTTAGAATCTAAAatgatatcaaaataaaataaaatgatataaatatgataaaatcaatttatttaaatggttatttaaaatatgacaaaatcaCTAACGTTATgttactaattttttaaaattaaaaaatgaaaatattagtaattaaccaaatatttctattttccattaacaaaaaaatctcattgtctacttatctctctttttatatgatatgtgaatttttaattatgtaaatgtataatattgtagtTTAAATATGGTTAGTATTGAATATAAAAGATTAtagaatattattaaatatattaataattggtaataaaatcatttattggtcaaaaaaagaaaaaaagtgggAGAACATCACCAAATAGTAGTGGACAGAACCGCATGTGGGGGATCTGCTTTTTTTcagaaaatgacaaaaaattttaaactgcTTGCAGTTCTCCtaccaaataaattttaaaaacagaaaatggtGAATGAGTGATTCAAGTGCAGTTCTCTTGCAACAGCAGATGATATGCCTTTCTCCTGCCTCTCATTCATAACCTAAGATATTGTTAGGAATGTTTATTAGTAGAGGAACTTTAATTTGTCTGTATGCTTCTTTTTATCTAATCGTGTGATGATGCAAGACAGCATGAGGATTATTTTGGTTTGCAAAATAAATTTTTCGTGGATCATCTTTT is from Brassica napus cultivar Da-Ae chromosome A4, Da-Ae, whole genome shotgun sequence and encodes:
- the LOC106364451 gene encoding uncharacterized protein LOC106364451, which gives rise to MFDDSDGASSEDDNFSTYGESPIEEDEDSPTLPSKKRYQNFLMSESKGNLEVLKLEMSSLDLAVGQRYLTKKHLKRRLKLFTVRHQFDFDVEISNLTTYVVKCWVDGCTWRVRASTEGLSPQFYIRIYDSDHACSVTERSNRSRNATPDILGELYKNFLGDVGPAVRPESVGIAITKQFGVKMEYWKSHRTLKCAREIDEGTPECGFELLPSYLYMIRRANPNTVTRLQIDELGRFMYVFLAFGASVNGFPFMRKVVVVDGTFLNGKYKGTLLTALAQDGNFQIFPIAFAVVDTENDDSWNWFFTQLKVLIPDQEGLAIISDRHNSIGKAITNVYPLAARGICTYHLYKNILGRYKGKDVFRLVKKAARCFRMSDFDMIFEEIEALNPDLHGYLERADVRLWTRVYFPGERYNLMTTNIAESMNRALSHARGLNIVRILESIRVMMTRWFAERRVDARSQSTTLTRGVEKLLQGRVSASRDWTVQRIDDHHTEVKYGAAGESLNVVNLVERKCTCRRFDVEKIPCVHAIAAAEERNVSRISLCSPYYKSTYLASAYAESVMPVDSALPVPDNVANVQCFPPFIRQQPGRPKKNRMKSALEVALANKRPRKEHICSRCSQSGHNARTCPI
- the LOC106346690 gene encoding zinc finger A20 and AN1 domain-containing stress-associated protein 6-like; this translates as MAEEHRCQTPEGHRLCANNCGFLGSSATMNLCSNCYGDLCLKQQQQGSSSLSAVSPPPPVITSISTPMIQPLVQNPSAELEVPAKNVSVTVTATEQPQKRPNRCTTCRKRVGLTGFKCRCGTTFCGAHRYPEVHGCTFDFKSAGREEIAKANPLVKAAKLQKI